In the Topomyia yanbarensis strain Yona2022 chromosome 3, ASM3024719v1, whole genome shotgun sequence genome, one interval contains:
- the LOC131688484 gene encoding ubiquitin-conjugating enzyme E2 N — translation MAALPRRIIKETQRLMQEPVPGISAVPDEQNARYFHVIVFGPEDSPFEGGLFKLELFLPEDYPMSAPKVRFITKIYHPNIDRLGRICLDILKDKWSPALQIRTVLLSIQALLSAPNPDDPLANDVAELWKVNEAEAIRNAKEWTQRYAIVDN, via the coding sequence ATGGCTGCTCTGCCAAGAAGAATAATCAAGGAAACGCAGCGCCTGATGCAGGAACCCGTTCCAGGGATCAGTGCTGTGCCTGATGAGCAGAACGCACGGTACTTCCATGTCATTGTATTTGGGCCAGAAGATTCTCCATTCGAGGGCGGTTTATTCAAGCTGGAATTGTTCCTGCCTGAAGACTACCCAATGTCGGCACCAAAGGTGCGATTCATCACGAAAATATATCATCCCAACATTGATCGACTGGGCCGAATCTGTCTAGATATTCTCAAAGATAAATGGAGTCCTGCGTTACAAATACGCACAGTACTTCTTTCGATCCAAGCCTTGCTAAGTGCCCCCAACCCGGATGATCCGCTAGCTAACGATGTCGCCGAGCTGTGGAAGGTCAACGAGGCAGAAGCGATccgaaatgctaaagaatggaCCCAGCGGTACGCGATTGTGGATAACTAA
- the LOC131688862 gene encoding uncharacterized protein LOC131688862, producing MALLAHNTYRWALLRNTWLLNILIGHRKSTNVDVIDSFISELVENKALKWKVINDNKQQSIHPRKNFESREADPVRNSSHFRLTQIYDDLTANPIVINIDSLEQHHVDNLVETAIKEGNKKDVVLLFDQMNEYRKIPSQAVLNMMLEFLANNSDRLKLKQLIDLCREVTPSFVTSSSNLVHYNGLLLWKSGNSFQSLTCFKEALTNCTSETKVIINRLLMEIVDETIGKKSEAVLLAVIEMGEFCMQELKDEFLLCYSWEKSFRSQWYSDQEVAKQLFDKHSQLREAISRRLVKICFEYLQEFKIEQVYQLMELFLKHEMLPQCRQVLIRLFEYQYWRRDLRACSEIMQNSIELDIPLPDQCNRKLLNLLLGDVCLKPRSHSSDTTEKAKLKANIYELKF from the exons ATGGCACTTTTGGCTCACAATACGTATCGATGGGCTTTACTGCGAAACACTTGGTTGCTTAATATATTGATCGGTCATCGAAAAAGCACCAACGTAGATGTCATCGATTCTTTTATCAGCGAGCTGGTAGAAAACAAAGCATTGAAGTGGAAAGTTATTAATGATAACAAACAGCAGTCGATACACCCGCGTAAAAATTTTGAAAGTCGAGAAGCAGATCCAGTTCGAAATAGCTCACATTTTCGACTGACCCAGATATATGATGATTTGACTGCAAATCCGATTGTAATAAATATTGATTCCTTAGAACAGCATCATGTCGATAATCTTGTAGAGACTGCGATCAAAGAGGGAAATAAGAAGGATGTTGTTCTCTTGTTTGATCAGATGAATGAGTATCGGAAGATCCCTTCGCAGGCCGTCCTTAACATGATGCTAGAATTTTTAGCCAACAATTCGGACCGGCTTAAGTTGAAACAGCTGATAGATCTCTGCAGGGAAGTGACTCCGTCCTTTGTCACAAGTAGTAGTAATTTAGTGCACTATAACGGGTTGCTACTGTGGAAAAGTGGCAACTCGTTTCAATCTCTCACCTGCTTCAAAGAAGCTTTAACGAACTGCACTTCCGAAACGAAGGTCATTATCAATCGGTTGCTAATGGAAATTGTAGACGAGACGATCGGTAAGAAGAGTGAAGCCGTTTTGTTAGCTGTGATCGAGATGGGAGAGTTTTGCATGCAGGAACTGAAGGATGAGTTTTTGCTTTGCTACTCTTGGGAGAAAAGTTTTCGCAGTCAGTGGTACAGTGATCAGGAGGTGGCTAAGCAATTGTTCGATAAGCACAGTCAATTACGGGAAGCGATATCAAGAAG GCTAGTCAAAATATGCTTTGAATACCTGCAAGAATTTAAGATAGAGCAAGTCTATCAACTGATGGAACTCTTCCTCAAGCATGAAATGCTGCCACAATGCCGCCAAGTGCTGATACGTCTGTTTGAATATCAAT ATTGGCGTCGAGATTTGCGCGCTTGTTCGGAGATAATGCAAAACTCGATCGAGCTGGATATTCCTTTACCTGATCAATGCAATCGTAAGCTGTTGAACTTACTGCTGGGCGATGTATGCCTGAAACCACGTTCACATTCATCCGATACGACAGAGAAGGCAAAACTGAAAGCAAACATCTACGAACTCAAATTTTAA